The segment CGGCGCGGGATGGCTCGGCTCGTGCAGCTCGAAGTACCGGCAGATCTTGTCGAGGCCGATCCGCACGTCGTCGCGGCTCGTCACTTCGGCGTCGCGCCACGCGCGGCCGTCGGGCGGCGCCGGTGCGGTTGCCGTCGCGTGCAGCGCCGTGGTTTCGGATGCATCGGCCGGTTCGCCGGACGGGTTCGCCTGCTGTGGCCCGGACGCCGTCAGCACGTCGAGCGCGATCCGCCGCAGCGCTTTCTCGAAGTCGCTCTCGTCGGGCGCCCATTCGTCGCCGAGCTTGTCCGTCACGCGCGCGCGGATCGCGCCGAGCGCGTCGAGCGCGGCAAGACCCGCCTCCAGCGGCCGCGCGCCATCGCCGCGCACATGCGCGAGTTCGGCGATCAGCCGTTCGCGGCCGCCCGGCGCGCGTTCCGCGTCGCCGTCGCGGCCGTCGAGCACGCGCTCGGCGTCGCGCACGCTCGGGCCGCCGTCGAACAGCGGCTGGCGGCGCGCCGCGCGCGCGCAGTCGTGCGCGCCCGCCACGTCGGCCAGCGCGTTGATCCGCGGCGTCGGGTCGGGGTCGCCGTCCGCATCGACGCGCGGATGCACGTCGTCCCACCACCGGTCGAGCAGCCCGGCGACGACGGCCAGCCCGTCCGCATAGCCGGCGACGCCGTGCAGCTCGGTCCAGCTGCGCGCGAGGTGCGCGGCGACGCGCAAGTCCTTCGTGCGCTCGGACAGCGCGAGCGCGAGCCGCTCGACCGCGTTCCAGTCCGGCGCTTCGGCCGGGATCACGGTGTCGCCGTACTGCTGCTCCGGGCGCGGCGTCGCGCGTTCCTGCAGTTGCAGGAAGTCGGCGTCGTACTCGAGATTCGCGCCGCACGGCGCGTCGGGCGCGAGGCCGGCGAGCAGGCGGTCGATCAGGTCGGCGCGCGGCGTCTGCATGCGGGCTCCGTTGGCGGGTGGGGGTGCGGTGGCGGCACGCGCCGCTTCGCTGGCGTCATTCGAATGCATAGTCGATGCTGATCGGCTTGCTGCCGGGGTCGATCGTCACGGTGCGCCGCAGCGGCGGCAGCTCGCCGTTGCGGATCTCGATCTGGTAAGTGCCGGGCGCCAGCGACACCGAGCGCAGCGGCGGGCTCGCGCCGCGCCGCACGCCGCTCACGTAGATGTCGCCCCACGGCCGCACGTGAAAGCGCACCGCGACGGTTGCCGGCCGGTCGGGCGGACGCTGCTCGTCCGGGACGGCGGCGACGCTCTCCGCCGAGGTTGCGGCAGGCGGCGCCGCGGCGTCCGACGGCGGCACGGTGACGACCCGCTCCGACGCATCGAGGCTCGCGGCCGGCGCGATCTTCGAGCCGGGCGCGGAGGGCGCGACGTTCGCGGTGTCCTTTGCGATCTGCGGCGGGGGCGGCGCGGCGGGTTCGCTGGCGACCGTCGTTGCGACCGTCGGCGTCGGCTCCTGCACGGACGGTCCGGCGGATGGGCTCGACGGCGGGATGACGATCGGTGTGGCGCCGTGCTGTGCGACGGCGGTCCCGGTGTCGCGGCCCGGTTCGGGCGCCGGCGCTTGTGCCGGCGCGGCTGCCTGCGGCACGCTTGCGCCCGATGCGGACGCGTCGGCCGTGCGCGCCGGCTTCGCGAGATAGGCGGCGCCGATGCCGACCGCGAGCAGCACGGCGAGCGCGCCGCCGACGTAGACGCCCGTGCGGCGACCGCCGCGCCATGGTGCGCGCGGAAGGCGTGACGCCGTGCGCGGGGCGTCCGTTCTCGGTGGGCCGCTGGCCGAAGCGGCAGCCGTCTTGTCCGTGGCTGCCTTCGCCGACAGGTTCGACGCGTCGGCGACGGGCTGCACGCCGGGTGTCGGCGATGCCGGCTGATGTGACGACGCGGGCGCCGCGCGGGATTGGCCGGATGCAGCGCTTTCATCGCTCGCAGGCCGAAGTTGCGTCGATGTCGCAGGCGTCTCGCCTGACGAAGGCGAAGCGGCACTGGCGGCGCCGGACGCCTGACGCTTCAACGCCGATTCAGCATCCGCCGCCGACGAAGCTTGCGCCGACGCAGGCGCGTCGCCGGACGAAGCGGCCGCGCCAAACCCCACCCGACCGAACCCGCTCAGCCCCAACTCGGCCGCGAACGCGGCCACGGATTCCGGCCGGTCCGCGATCCGCAGCTGCAGCGCATGATCGACCGCCGCCAGGAATGCCGGGCTGTACCGCTCGCGCGCCGGCAGCTCGCGCGTCGCGAGCGGCCGGTACGTGTCCTTGATGCTGCGCACGACCGCGGCCGGCGGCAGCTCGCCGGTGATCATCGCGTGCATCACCGCGCCGAGCGCGTACAGGTCGGTCCACGGCCCCTGGCTGAACGCGGGATCGTCGGCGTACTGCTCGATCGGCGCATAGCCGGGCTTGATCATCATCGCACCGTCGTCGACGAGGTCGCCGATCTGTTTGCGCGCCGCGCCGAAGTCGAGCAGGATCGCGTTGCCGTCCGGACGGATCAGCACGTTGTCGAGCGCGACGTCGCGATGGAAGCATTGCGCGCGGTGCAGCGTGTCGAGCGCGCCGAGCAGCGCCGCGACCACGTCGAGCAGCTGCGTCTCGCTCATCTGCATGCCGCCGTCGAGCAGCTGCTTGAGCGTGCGCCCCTCGTAGAACGGCATCACCATGTACGCGGTGCCGTGGCTCTCCCAGAAATGCAGCACCTTGACGAGCCCCGGATGATCGAACTGCGCGAGCAGCCGCGCTTCGTTGAGGAACGCGCCGCGGCCCGCGTCGAACGCCGGCGCGAAGCGCTCCGAGCGCAGCGACACCGTGTAGTCGCCGCCGCGCGTCGCGAGCATCGACGGCATGTATTCCTTGATTGCGACCGCGCGCCTCAGCGTGCGGTCGAACGCGCGATAGACGATCCCGAAGCCGCCGATGCCGAGCACCTCGTCGAGCTGCAGCTCGCCGAGCCGATGGCCCAGCGGCAGCGGCCGCACCGTGACTTCGGCCGCGTCGCCGCGGCTCGCCGTGTCCTGCCCGTTGTCTCTCGCAATTGAGTCCTTCATGTCCACCTCTCGATGCCGCTACGCGTCGCCGCCGAACAGCCGCAGAAACAACCGGCTGTCCGGCGCGCCGGTATGCGCGAGCGTGCGCAGCGGCGATCCGTCGGCGCGATTGGTCCACCAGAAGCTCGTCGCGCCGTGCGGATCGAAATACCCGGAGAGCCCCGGCCACGCGGGCGCCACCGGCTGCCCAGGCAACGCCTGCGGCGACCGCTCGTCCAGTTCGACGTCGCGTGCGGCCGGCCCTGCGCCGCCGGGCGCGAGCCGCACCTGTTCCAGCGTCTCCTCGAGATCGACCGGCGTGCGCGCATGCCGGATCGCGTCGAGCAGCGCGCTGCCGATCTGCCAGTAGAACGCGTCGGCGGCGTCCGGCAGCCCGCTCCAGTAATCGGCCGTGCTCAGCGGCAGCGTGGCGAGCACCGGGTAGTAGCGCCCCACCCGATCGCAGCTCGGCGCGACGCAGCCGGGCTGCACGCACGCCGCGCCGGCCCCCGCCGGGATCAGGAAATTCCAGACCGGCGCGACCGTGTAATGGCGCGCGATCTCGTCCGCGCCGCGCTGGCGCAGCGCGGCCATCCCCTGCTGGAGCCAGCGCTCCCACCAGCCGGCGAGCGTGTGGGGCAGCCGGCGGTTCACGAAGTCCCCCGCGCCGGGAATCTTCCCGTACCAGGCCGGCGGTTCGCCGCCGGTCGTGCGTACCGGCGTCGTGCTCATGGCTTCGGAGGGCATGCGAAGGACTCCATCTGGGCCAGCCTGAACGGATTGCGGACGCTGCTCGCGGTCACCAGCAGCACGATCGGTTTGCCGTCGACCGAGAAGCGCGCGACCATCTGCTCGGAGCCGCGCCCGGCCGACAGCGCCGCGCGGTCGAACAGCCGGTGCAGCGCCCACGGCCCGTCGGTCGTGATGCCGTCCGCCGCGCCCGCCGTGCCGCTCGCCTGCAGCCGCACCTGGTTGCTGCCGCGCGGGCCCGGCCACTGCACCGCGCTCGGCACGAGCGGCCCGTGCGCGTAGCGGACGATCTGGCCGTCGACGTCGAGCACCATCTCGGCGATCGACGGGTCCATTTCGAGCGGCTGGATCTGCGCCTTCAACTGCGCAACGCGCGCGCCGCCTCCGAAATACACGTCGCGGATCACCGCGGCCTTCTCGAACGACGCGAGCATCGCGGCCGCCGCCGGGTCCGCATCCGCGTTGCGGTTCGCGAAGCGCCACGGATGCGACGTCGTATCGACGATCGGCTGCAGGTTCTTCTGGAAGAAGTCGTCCATCAGGCCGCCGGGCGCGAACAGCTGCGCGAAGTCCGACGGCGCGACGTCGCGCGACGAGCCGCGCGCGAACGGATAGCGGCCGTCGATTGCCTGCCGGCAGAAGTCGCCGACGTTCGCGCCCGCGCGTTGCGCGACGCTGCGCTGCTCGATGGTCGCGACGCTGCCGTTCGCGACGTTCGACAGGTCGTCGAGCACTTCGCGGAACGGCGTCGGCAACCGGCCGGCCTGCGCGCGCAGCCGCGCCGGCGCATCGGACGGCGGCGGCGTCGCGCCGCTCCTCAATGCGTCGTCGGTCGCGGTCAGGTACGTGTACAGCGCGTCGATCGCCTTCAGCACCGCGTCGAACGGCGCGGCCTGCTCGCCGCTGCCCGGCGCGAACGTGCGCAGGCCCGCGAAATGGCTGTCGACGACCTGTTCCGGGCTCGCCGGCGCGGCGGCCCCCGCGTCCGCGTCGCCACCCGGCTGGCCCGCGAAGATCTGCGCGAGCGAGCTGCGCGCTTCGTCGACCTTGTCCTGCGCGCGCGACGCGAGATTGCGCGCGCCGCCCGGCGCGTCGCCGAGCGCCGTGTCGCGCGCGAGCGCGACCATCAGCCGGGTCAGCGGCGAATCCGGCGACGACAGCGTGCGCGCGACCTGGATGCTCTGCGCGAGCGTCGCCGTGCGCTGCAGCCGGAGGTCGGCGAGATAGTCGTCCCAGATCTTCAGGTAGTCGTTCAGGTATAGCTGCCGGACGTCGCGCGCCCACGCGGCCGCGTCGTTCGCGCCCGGGATCTCGGACGCGCCGAGATTCAGCACCCACACCTCCTCGCGTCCAAACGCATCGACCGCGGCGGCCAGCCGTGGCGCGAACACGTTGCGATAGCCGTTGCGCGTATAGAGACCCGGCACGCCGTCCGCGAGCGGCTTGCCGCTCTGGCGGCGGAACACCATCGACGCGTCGGGGCCGACCGCGCGCGCGACGCTGAAGTCGTACGACGCGGTGGCCGGCCGCAGCGTGCGCGCGAGCTGCCGGTACAGCCGCTGCGAGAACGGCACCTGCCGCAGCCGCTCGCGCACGTCGGCGACGAGCCGCTCGTTCATCGGGAACGGCGATACCGCGACGCGATTGCCGAACAGCGCCGCCAGGTGCGCGCGCAGCGCAGCGCGCTGGGCGGTCGTGAAATCGGCGGGCAGCGCGCGCTCCATCTCGAGATCGACGACGGCCTGGACGAACGCGGGGTCGTAATGCGCGCTGTCGTAGAGCATCAGGTACGCCTTCAGTGCTGCGTACGCGTATTCGACGTCGTCCGGCCGCGCCTCGCGCAGCGCCGCTTCCATCCGGCTCGCGGCGATCGGCAGCAGCACGTCGTCGAGCGCGCGCCGGTAGATCGCGTCGACCGCCTCGTCGATCTTCTCGCCCTGGAACAGCCCCCAGCGATACGCGAGCGGCGGGTGCGCAAGATCGACGCCGCCCGCGTTCGCCAGGCTGCCCAGCGCGTCGAGCACCGGCAGCAGCCGCGCGACGTCGGCGGCGCCCGAGATCGTCGCGCCGGCGATCTGCGCGTCGACGGCCGGCACGCGCGCGGCGATCTGGTCGAGATACGCGCGGTTGTTCGAGTAGCTCTTCAGCCACGCGACCAGCATCGCGACGCACAGGAACGCGAGCGCCACGTAGCCGCCGAGCTGCAGCACGCGCCGCCGCTGGTGCCAGCGCAGGTTGCTGCCCGCCAGCGCCGCCTCGCGGAAGATATGGTCCTGCAGCAGCGATTTCAGGAAGAAGCTCTTCCCCGTCGCCCCCGACTGCGCGACGGGCGGCACGCCCTCGATCTTCAGGAAGCGCTTGATGCCGCTCATCACGCGATCGAACGCGGTGCCTTCCTGCGTGCCGCTCGTCAGGTAGACGCCGCGCAGCATCGGCATCGGCTCGAAGCTCGACACCGAGAACACCTCGGCGACGAACTGGCCGAGCAGGTCCTGCAGGTCGGCGATCTGCTGCGGCAGCAGATAGCTCATCTCGCGCTGGCGCGCATCGGTCTGCGACGCGAGCAGCTCGGGCAGCGCATCGTTGAGCCGGCGGTGCAGCAGCCGGTATTCGCGGTCGAACGCCGCGCGCAGGTCGAAGCCGGCCGCCTCCGCTTGCGCGAGCGGGAACGTGAAGCCCCACACCTGCGCGCACTCCGCACGGCCGTATCCGCCGAAATACTCGGCGAAGCCCGCGAGCAGGTCGGCCTTCGTGACGAGCAGGTAGACCGGAAAACGGATGCCGAGCTGCGCGCGCAATTCGAGCAGGCGCTTGCGCAGCACCATCGCGTGCTGCGTGCGCTCCGCTTCGGACGCGCCGAGCAGGTCGGCGACGCTGATCGTCAGCATCGCGCCGTTGAGCGGCTGGCGCGCGCGGTATTTCTTCAGCAGGTCGACGAAGCCCTTCCACTCCGCCTCGTCGAGCGCACGATTGCCTTCATGCGTCGTATAGCGGCCGGCGGTGTCGATCAGCACCGCGTCGTTCGTGAACCACCAGTCGCAGTGCCGCGTGCCGCCGACGCCGCGGATCGCCGCGCGGCCGAACTGCTCGGCGAGCGGGAAGCTGAGCCCCGAATTGACGAGCGCCGTCGTCTTGCCCGAGCCCGGCGCGCCGATGAACACGTACCACGGCAGCTGGTACAGGTACTGGCGCGACATCCGTTCGAGCCAGTGCGACAGCCCCTTGCGCGCGCCGTCGGCCTGGCCGAAGCGGACTTTCTTCAGCAGCGTCGCGGCCTCGTCGAAGCGGCTGCGCAACTCGTCGAGCTGCGCCTTCGCCGCGTCGTCCGGCCCCGCGGATCGCGGCGCGGCGTCACGCAACTGGTTCAGCAGCTGCGCGTTCAGCCGGCCGGCGCGCCAGCCGCGCCACGCGAGGCGCCCGCCCCACGCGGCGAACAGCGCGACGATCGTCAGCGCGCGCACCCAGCCGCTTTCGAGCGGG is part of the Burkholderia ubonensis subsp. mesacidophila genome and harbors:
- the tssM gene encoding type VI secretion system membrane subunit TssM; this translates as MSQAVARFVRPLPSREIWTFAGLVVLACFIWLAGPLLAFADVRPLESGWVRALTIVALFAAWGGRLAWRGWRAGRLNAQLLNQLRDAAPRSAGPDDAAKAQLDELRSRFDEAATLLKKVRFGQADGARKGLSHWLERMSRQYLYQLPWYVFIGAPGSGKTTALVNSGLSFPLAEQFGRAAIRGVGGTRHCDWWFTNDAVLIDTAGRYTTHEGNRALDEAEWKGFVDLLKKYRARQPLNGAMLTISVADLLGASEAERTQHAMVLRKRLLELRAQLGIRFPVYLLVTKADLLAGFAEYFGGYGRAECAQVWGFTFPLAQAEAAGFDLRAAFDREYRLLHRRLNDALPELLASQTDARQREMSYLLPQQIADLQDLLGQFVAEVFSVSSFEPMPMLRGVYLTSGTQEGTAFDRVMSGIKRFLKIEGVPPVAQSGATGKSFFLKSLLQDHIFREAALAGSNLRWHQRRRVLQLGGYVALAFLCVAMLVAWLKSYSNNRAYLDQIAARVPAVDAQIAGATISGAADVARLLPVLDALGSLANAGGVDLAHPPLAYRWGLFQGEKIDEAVDAIYRRALDDVLLPIAASRMEAALREARPDDVEYAYAALKAYLMLYDSAHYDPAFVQAVVDLEMERALPADFTTAQRAALRAHLAALFGNRVAVSPFPMNERLVADVRERLRQVPFSQRLYRQLARTLRPATASYDFSVARAVGPDASMVFRRQSGKPLADGVPGLYTRNGYRNVFAPRLAAAVDAFGREEVWVLNLGASEIPGANDAAAWARDVRQLYLNDYLKIWDDYLADLRLQRTATLAQSIQVARTLSSPDSPLTRLMVALARDTALGDAPGGARNLASRAQDKVDEARSSLAQIFAGQPGGDADAGAAAPASPEQVVDSHFAGLRTFAPGSGEQAAPFDAVLKAIDALYTYLTATDDALRSGATPPPSDAPARLRAQAGRLPTPFREVLDDLSNVANGSVATIEQRSVAQRAGANVGDFCRQAIDGRYPFARGSSRDVAPSDFAQLFAPGGLMDDFFQKNLQPIVDTTSHPWRFANRNADADPAAAAMLASFEKAAVIRDVYFGGGARVAQLKAQIQPLEMDPSIAEMVLDVDGQIVRYAHGPLVPSAVQWPGPRGSNQVRLQASGTAGAADGITTDGPWALHRLFDRAALSAGRGSEQMVARFSVDGKPIVLLVTASSVRNPFRLAQMESFACPPKP
- the tssA gene encoding type VI secretion system protein TssA, which gives rise to MHSNDASEAARAATAPPPANGARMQTPRADLIDRLLAGLAPDAPCGANLEYDADFLQLQERATPRPEQQYGDTVIPAEAPDWNAVERLALALSERTKDLRVAAHLARSWTELHGVAGYADGLAVVAGLLDRWWDDVHPRVDADGDPDPTPRINALADVAGAHDCARAARRQPLFDGGPSVRDAERVLDGRDGDAERAPGGRERLIAELAHVRGDGARPLEAGLAALDALGAIRARVTDKLGDEWAPDESDFEKALRRIALDVLTASGPQQANPSGEPADASETTALHATATAPAPPDGRAWRDAEVTSRDDVRIGLDKICRYFELHEPSHPAPLLLRRAQRLLALDFYEIIRDLAPESLPKLDLLSGQRSE
- a CDS encoding serine/threonine protein kinase, with amino-acid sequence MKDSIARDNGQDTASRGDAAEVTVRPLPLGHRLGELQLDEVLGIGGFGIVYRAFDRTLRRAVAIKEYMPSMLATRGGDYTVSLRSERFAPAFDAGRGAFLNEARLLAQFDHPGLVKVLHFWESHGTAYMVMPFYEGRTLKQLLDGGMQMSETQLLDVVAALLGALDTLHRAQCFHRDVALDNVLIRPDGNAILLDFGAARKQIGDLVDDGAMMIKPGYAPIEQYADDPAFSQGPWTDLYALGAVMHAMITGELPPAAVVRSIKDTYRPLATRELPARERYSPAFLAAVDHALQLRIADRPESVAAFAAELGLSGFGRVGFGAAASSGDAPASAQASSAADAESALKRQASGAASAASPSSGETPATSTQLRPASDESAASGQSRAAPASSHQPASPTPGVQPVADASNLSAKAATDKTAAASASGPPRTDAPRTASRLPRAPWRGGRRTGVYVGGALAVLLAVGIGAAYLAKPARTADASASGASVPQAAAPAQAPAPEPGRDTGTAVAQHGATPIVIPPSSPSAGPSVQEPTPTVATTVASEPAAPPPPQIAKDTANVAPSAPGSKIAPAASLDASERVVTVPPSDAAAPPAATSAESVAAVPDEQRPPDRPATVAVRFHVRPWGDIYVSGVRRGASPPLRSVSLAPGTYQIEIRNGELPPLRRTVTIDPGSKPISIDYAFE
- the tagF gene encoding type VI secretion system-associated protein TagF, yielding MPSEAMSTTPVRTTGGEPPAWYGKIPGAGDFVNRRLPHTLAGWWERWLQQGMAALRQRGADEIARHYTVAPVWNFLIPAGAGAACVQPGCVAPSCDRVGRYYPVLATLPLSTADYWSGLPDAADAFYWQIGSALLDAIRHARTPVDLEETLEQVRLAPGGAGPAARDVELDERSPQALPGQPVAPAWPGLSGYFDPHGATSFWWTNRADGSPLRTLAHTGAPDSRLFLRLFGGDA